From a single Silene latifolia isolate original U9 population chromosome 6, ASM4854445v1, whole genome shotgun sequence genomic region:
- the LOC141588585 gene encoding uncharacterized protein LOC141588585 produces MLLIASRSTWPCTGVGAPIPESHLSSTSQRQERSPGAMCAQEIEDRKERALYYLSRTLVGAELNYLPIEKICLALVFAIQKLRHYMQAHTIHVVSKADPIKYILSRPVLSGRLAKWAMLLKQYDLVFVPQKVVKGQAIADFFVDHPGAEWEISDDLQGEEIFYVDVLPPWQMYFDGAARKDGAGAGVVFVTPQNHLMPYSFTLTQLCSNNMAEYQALILGLQMAIEIGVRDMDIYGDAKLVVNQVLGEFEVKKEDLIPYHQQALQLLNQLDDIHVGHVPRSANKLADALANLAATLAWGEESMKVPICNRWVVSSLEGEENVDTTNMICVYTVDEDDQGVNLSLIFGPPKLPDDPAYTR; encoded by the coding sequence atgcttttGATAGCATCAAGAAGTACTTGGCCGTGCACCGGTGTTGGGGCACCAATTCCAGAAAGCCACTTGTCCTCTACATCGCAAAGACAAGAACGCTCACCGGGGGCAATGTgtgctcaagaaattgaagaccgtAAAGAGAGAGCACTCTATTACTTGAGTCGTACCTTGGTTGGAGCCGAGTTGAATTACTTGCCCATAGAGAAGATATGTCTTGCTTTGGTGTTCGCCATCCAGAAGTTGAGACACTACATGCAGGCGCATACCATACACGTGGTCTCAAAAGCTgatccaatcaagtacatactctcaagACCAGTCTTGTCTGGAAGACTTGCGAAATGGGCAATGTTACTTAAGCAGTATGACTTGGTGTTCGTGCCTCAAAAGGTTGTCAAAGGCCAAGCTATCGCCGACTTCTTTGTCGATCATCCAGGTGCAGAGTGGGAAATTTCAGATGACCTCCAAGGAGAAGAAATTTTCTATGTGGACGTCCTACCTCCATGGCAAATGTACTTTGACGGTGCTGCAAGGAAGGACGGAGCTGGAGCCGGAGTTGTAttcgtaactccacaaaatcatctcATGCCATACTCCTTTACACTCACTCAGTTGTGCTCAAATAATATGGCAGAATACCAAGCTCTCATACTCGGCCTCCAAATGGCGATCGAAATAGGTGTTAGAGATATGGACATCTACGGCGACGCAAAGCTGGTGGTCAACCAAGTCCTTGGTGAATTTGAAGTGaaaaaggaagacttgattccCTATCATCAACAGGCATTACAACTGCTGAATCAACTTGACGACATCCATGTTGGTCATGTGCcaaggagtgccaataagttggctGACGCGCTTGCTAATCTTGCAGCCACTTTGGCATGGGGCGAAGAATCTATGAAAGTCCCGATCTGCAATCGTTGGGTAGTATCATCGCTTGAAGGAGAAGAAAATGTAGACACAACCAACATGATATGCGTCTACACAGTTGATGAAGATGATCAAGGCGTCAACCTATCATTGATTTTTGGACCACCAAAACTACCCGATGATCCCGCATACACAAGGTAG